In Oncorhynchus gorbuscha isolate QuinsamMale2020 ecotype Even-year linkage group LG02, OgorEven_v1.0, whole genome shotgun sequence, a single genomic region encodes these proteins:
- the LOC124004266 gene encoding prickle-like protein 1 produces MNPESACGYQVGVRGPRSVMEQKVKSRLNYGFQRSSTSDDDSGCALEEYAWVPPGLRPEQVQLYFSCLPEDKVPYVNSPGEKFRIKQLLYQLPPHDNEVRYCQSLSEEEKKELHMFSVQRKKEALGRGSLKLLPRALLHSVCEHCGESVNGGEMAVFASRAGPGLVWHPACFACSMCSELLVDLIYFYQDGKIHCGRHHAELLKPRCSACDEVIFSDECTEAEGRHWHMKHFSCFECETVLGGQRYIMKDGRPYCCGCFGSLFAEYCEACREHIGVDNPQMTYDGLHWHATEGCFCCAQCKSSLLGCPFLPKQGRIYCSKACSLGEDVHTSDSSDSAFQSARSRESRRSVRMGKSSRSADQCRQSLLFSPSVNYKFPGFTGDSGNTDTLTNKLAHLGITNEEQFWKGREGTEAPEDREEEEWAEHEDYMTQLLLKFGEQGVFQQGETVDSRPPTDLWMTEAEVKMKQCEPQGSRAGRGGGGSGSQSLASKKYQADMYWAQSQDGLGDSAYGSHPGPASSRKLQELEMEHRAGSIGDKGFQREENQWYDDSLECITDGLKQTDQSVRDSMDSLALSNITAASVNGDSKERPLVYSLQNFQELEAENCENTSNMGTLNSSTLHCSANSLKSLTSELEQVEENVPEEEAAPLPSPPKPPHVPELRRTRSQSRPQQVKFSPDVIDNSHYGDLPVRQPPMSERTRRRAYHFEEQDPELLGSSSGRHHNHHHHHRRRRSRKSRSDNALHLVPKERANRMYFREDHRSHSHKGPQQQTFLPNQQRYGQGQPGHPHPHHTTSDYGLQQGPAMERFLGMCGDRGEDDWCSTCSSSSSESESEEEGFFLGQPIPQPHRHYYDNLPSPSHVAGLPSPPYGGVPRTKSKKKKGHKGKNCIIS; encoded by the exons ATGAACCCGGAGAGTGCGTGTGGTTACCAGGTCGGGGTGCGGGGCCCACGGTCTGTGATGGAACAGAAGGTCAAAAGTCGACTGAACTATGGCTTCCAGAGGAGCTCCACGTCAGACGACGACTCCGGATGTGCACTGGAAGAGTATGCCTGGGTGCCGCCCGGCCTCAGACCCGAACAG GTCCAGCTGTATTTCTCCTGTCTGCCAGAGGACAAGGTCCCTTATGTTAACAGTCCCGGAGAGAAGTTCAGAATCAAACAACTCCTGTATCAACTGCCTCCACATGACAATGAG gtGCGGTACTGCCAGTCTCTcagtgaggaggagaagaaggagctCCACATGTTCAGTGTCCAGAGGAAGAAGGAGGCACTGGGGAGGGGCTCCCTCAAACTGTTGCCCCGGGCCCTGCTACACAGTGTCTGTGAACAT TGTGGGGAGAGCGTCAACGGTGGAGAAATGGCGGTGTTTGCCTCCAGAGCGGGTCCTGGGCTGGTCTGGCACCCAGCATGCTTTGCGTGCTCCATGTGTAGCGAACTTCTGGTGGACCTCATCTACTTCTACCAGGACGGAAAGATCCACTGTGGCCGACACCACGCTGAACTGCTCAAACCACGTTGCTCAGCCTGCGACGAG GTTATCTTCTCTGATGAGTGCACAGAGGCGGAGGGGCGTCATTGGCACATGAAGCACTTCTCCTGTTTCGAGTGTGAGACTGTGCTGGGGGGACAGCGCTATATCATGAAGGACGGGCGGCCATATTGCTGCGGCTGCTTCGGCTCGCTCTTCGCCGAGTACTGCGAGGCCTGCAGAGAACACATCG GGGTGGACAATCCCCAGATGACGTATGACGGTCTCCACTGGCATGCCACCGAGGGTTGTTTCTGCTGTGCCCAGTGTAAGAGCTCTCTACTGGGCTGTCCCTTCCTGCCCAAGCAGGGCCGCATTTACTGCTCCAAGGCCTGCAGTCTGGGAGAGGATGTCCACACCTCGGACTCCTCCGACTCCGCCTTCCAGTCTGCTCGCTCCCGCGAATCCCGCCGCAGCGTCCGCATGGGCAAGAGCAGCCGCTCGGCtgaccagtgccgccagtcactCCTCTTCTCGCCCTCCGTCAACTACAAGTTCCCTGGGTTCACCGGTGATTCCGGCAACACAGACACCCTCACCAACAAGCTGGCCCACCTGGGTATAACCAACGAGGAGCAATtttggaaggggagggagggcacTGAGGCCCCCGAGGAccgggaggaagaggagtgggccGAGCACGAGGACTACATGACACAGCTGCTGCTCAAGTTTGGGGAGCAAGGTGTCTTCCAGCAGGGTGAGACAGTCGACTCCAGACCCCCAACAGATCTGTGGATGACCGAGGCAGAGGTCAAGATGAAACAGTGTGAGCCTCAGGGCTCAAGggctgggagaggtggaggagggtcaGGCAGCCAAAGCCTGGCCAGTAAGAAGTACCAGGCAGATATGTACTGGGCTCAGTCCCAGGATGGGTTAGGAGATTCAGCCTACGGTAGCCACCCAGGCCCTGCTAGTAGCAGAAAGCTCCAGGAGCTGGAGATGGAGCACAGAGCTGGTAGCATCGGGGATAAAGGCTTCCAGAGGGAGGAAAATCAGTGGTATGATGACTCTCTGGAGTGTATCACAGATGGCCTGAAACAGACGGATCAGAGCGTCAGGGACTCGATGGACTCACTGGCACTGTCCAACATTACCG cGGCATCAGTAAACGGAGACAGTAAAGAGCGCCCTCTGGTCTACTCCTTACAAAACTTCCAGGAGCTTGAGGCAGAGAACTGTGAGAACACAAGCAACATGGGAACTCTCAATTCCTCCACGTTACACTGCAGTGCCAATTCCCTGAAGAGCCTTACATCCGAGCTGGAGCAGGTGGAGGAGAATGTACCAGAGGAAGAGGcggctcctcttccctctcccccaaaGCCACCTCACGTCCCGGAGTTGAGGAGGACTCGCTCCCAGTCCCGACCCCAACAGGTCAAGTTCTCCCCAGACGTCATTGACAACAGTCACTATGGTGACCTGCCAGTGCGCCAGCCCCCCATGAGCGAGCGGACGCGGCGGCGTGCCTATCACTTTGAAGAGCAGGACCCGGAGCTTCTTGGTTCAAGCTCCGGCCgccatcacaaccaccaccatcaccacaggAGGCGCCGCAGCCGCAAGTCCCGCTCCGACAACGCTCTCCACCTGGTGCCCAAGGAGAGGGCCAACCGCATGTACTTCAGAGAGGACCATAGAAGCCACAGCCACAAGGGTCCCCAGCAGCAGACCTTCCTGCCCAACCAGCAGAGGTATGGCCAGGGCCAACCTGGTCACCCCCATCCCCACCACACCACCTCAGATTACGGGCTCCAGCAGGGCCCAGCCATGGAGAGGTTCCTGGGGATGTGTGGGGACAGGGGCGAGGATGACTGGTGCTCCACCTGCTCGTCTTCTTCCTCAGAGTCTGAGTCTGAGGAGGAAGGCTTTTTCCTGGGGCAGCCCATCCCCCAGCCACACAGACACTACTATGATAACCTGCCCAGCCCTAGCCACGTGGCAGGCCTGCCCTCCCCGCCTTACGGGGGAGTCCCGCGGACTAAGTCCAAAAAAAAGAAGGGGCACAAAGGGAAAAACTGTATAATTTCATAA